The Dreissena polymorpha isolate Duluth1 chromosome 9, UMN_Dpol_1.0, whole genome shotgun sequence genome contains the following window.
TCTTTTTCATTCACAGTTGCTTTCTGAGTTGCCAGGGACATTAACATATCCGcctacaaaaaaaaaaaaataataacaaattaacaaaatacttacaAAATTCCAACAgtttgattgtgtttttttattagaaTTTTATCAGATGGCTATAACTTTTGCTTAACCATACAACATAAGTTGCATAAGCTTTTAAAGATATGAACTTGTTAACCAGTTTCTAGAGGaatgtgacccagatttgaacttagCCTAAACATTGTCAAGTtctatcaagattgagtcataaaagTTCTTTTCTACATTGGCCCTGATTCCAACTTGGCCAAGAAATTGTTTTGATACACAtgctgacaaagtttcattaagacttgatcataaatatggcctcttgAGTGGTATCGAGGTGAAGGTTTACTAAGCACACCGCATAATGCCAGAGGCTTGACACAATGTGATGGGAATAGCTAACTTTGGCCTCAAGTCGGCAAAAAAGAGGCTTGACAACCATTCACCATAATACATACATTGCAATAAATTATGATGGTATTTATCAAAACTTGTTAcctgtattttaaaaattgtaaaaaacttTTTAAGAGTATATTGTCTTTCATCTAAACTCTAAACAACACACATTTCACAGTGTATATTGTCTTTTATCAGACTATGGTACTTTCTGACTGAAAAAACAGACTGGATATTCAGACAACTAAATCACTCTGTTATGATTTTTAATGGattcatacatttttaaatgttgATTATGAGCTTCATAACAAAGTTTGCAAGATATAATAAACCATGAAACATTATGTCAGAAAATTGTCCAAGGCCATAACTTGTCAGACATATAATACTGTGTCAGACAAAAGTTTTTGCAGTGCATGTTGTATATGCTACCTTTAATGCTTTCAACGGATTCTATACGCTAGATACCATGCTGACAACAGGTTCATGTAGTTTGTCAATGACCCACATTAATATTGGACATTTTATCGAGTAAATCGGCTTTTCCCATTATGTGTGagtcgtgctctgtaaaaagggagtttaatgcatgtgcataaagtgtcgtcctagattagcctgtgcagtccacacaggctaatcagggacgacactttccggcttaactggatttttgctgataAGAGACttgcttaaaatgaaaaatatcataaaagcagaaagtgtcctccctgattagcctgtgcggactgcacaggctaatctggaacgacactttatgcacatgcattaaaccccctttttacagagcacagcccatgTCTTTTAACCTACATACCATGCTGACAACAGGTTCCAGGAGTTTGTCACCATCCACTTGTGTCCAGTTCATCTCTATGGCACCTGGGGCGCCAGGAGAGCAAGGGGTCAACAGGTCATCCACTATAAAATTGGGGTCTGACCTGGAGGGGCCGCGTACCTACAACAGCAGCATGTTCAACATATTGGCACATTATCcatgtttcttcacaaatattgGTGTTACATTCTCATTAATTGTACAATATTGGGATGGCATTCTTCCTAAAATAACCACATTCCCATCACAGAATTGGTGTTAAATCCATTTTCTACAACATTGCTGTGATATTCTTGTTCCAAAAATATTGGTGTCATATActcattttaacaaaacaatgctTCACTAACAACAGCAGTGGTGTCATATCCTCATCTATTGTTGCAATAACATACTAATTCCTAAAAAAAACATTCCTATAACAAAAATGGTGTAGTATAAATGTTTCTACAAGATTAGTGCAGTATCCATGGTCTTATAACATTGGTGTCATATTCTCACAAAAAAAAGGCTTCAATAACCTCATGCCTATTACAATGATCTTGTAATAAATGTGTTCCAACATAAGTGTTGTTACATCATTAGTTTTACATTCTTGTTCATACATCATTGGTGTAATATGTTTATTCTTACACTGTTGGTGTTATATAAATGTTCATACAAAAGTTCTACAATAACCTCACTCCTAATACAAAATTGGTGCACAAGCAATTTTCCTATGACAATAGTGATGTAAAAGATTGATGTCAAAAAACAATTGTCCAATATTATATATCTATGCTCCTAAAACATTGATGTCAGCCTTATATCTACCTCAACATCTTCAAAATTACCCCATTTCATGATCAAAATATCTGTAAAATATCCTTACatagaacatgtacatgtatatatatgcccCAACAAGTTTGTTGCATAACCATGTTCATACAACACTGGTGTACTATCTAAATTCCTACATGAGACCTGTAAAAGCCCCATTCCTACAACAACACACACCTGTAATAGCCCCATTCCTACAACACACCTGTAATAGCCCCATTCCTACAACAACACACCTGTAATAGCCCCATTCCTACAACAACACACCTGTAATAGCCCAATTCCTACAACAACACACCTGTAATAGCCCCATTCCTACAACAACACACCTGTAATAGCCCCATTCCTACAACAACACATCATTCTTACAACAACACACCTGAAAAAGCCCCATTCCTACAACAACCTACCTGTAATAGCCCCATTCCTACAACAACACACCTGTAATTATTAATAGCCCTATTCCTACAACACACCTGTAATAGCCCCATTCCTACAACAACACACCTGTAATAGCCCCATTCCTACAACAACCTACCTGTAATAGCCACATTCCTACAACACACCTGTAATAGCCCCATTCCTACAACAACACAACTGTAATAGCCCCATTCCTACAACAACACACCTGTTATAGCCCCATTCCAACAACAACACACCTGTAATAGCTCCATTCCTACAACAACACACCTGTAATAGCCCCATTCCTACAACACACCTGTAATAGCATCATTCCTACAACAACACACCTGTAATAGGCCCATTCCTACAACACACCTGTAATAGCCTCATTCCATCATCAACACACCTATAATAGCCCCATTCCTACAACATCATAGCTGTAATAGCCCCATTCCTACGAGAAAACACGTGCAATAGCCTCATTACAGATCCACCGGTTTTCAAAAGTTTTGATAACAAAGCTTCATTTTTACATTAAAATGCTTTCTCCACTACTCACCTTGCGGAAGTGTGTGGCTGTCTGCACCTTACGTACAGGCTGCATGAGGGCGTCTCTTACAACAATGGACACGTCTGCGCCTGAGTAACCCTCAGCACGACGACCCAGCTCTCTGTACAACAGCAAACAAGTCCATTAGTATTATTGGAAAAAGTGTAGTTTTTTAGAAAGGTACAAGGCCTAAGCATCCACTAAAAGACCTTAAATTGATTGAGCACTGAGTAAATTCACCCTTTGACCCATTTCCAAATCTAGGTCAGTAGATCTGAAAATTAAAAGCTTTAAATTGATAATCAATCTTATTTAGTTGTATTTTTGTCTATGTGTTAGTCATTTTGTGTTGATCATAATAATCTTTTACTACTTTATTCATCTGATTTTGTTATACTTTTTGTCTTTATACAAGTCACTAAATTTTGTGATGAGTCAGTTACAAACTTTAACactgaatttcattttattatgtaatttaaGTAAAAGCATGCATCCAAATACGACAAATTACATGATATTCGTTGTGTTATAAAGGTTTCTCAAACgccacttaaaaaataaatattaattgttttcctTGGGTAATAACATTGTAGGATCACAACTATTTTGCTCAGTGAGTTCAAAGAGGAGAAACAAACAACATCATATTGTAAGCTGTTTAATGAAAACTGGAAACATACCTAAAATCCTCATCAGACAGAGAGTTTGGTGTAGCTCCTAGATGTAATTTAAACATGGTGGATCTAGCGGCAGCCTCTGGTAAAGGTATGTAGATGCGCTTCTCAAATCGCCTACGAATGGCAGCATCAAGGGCCCAAGGAATATTTGTGGCACCCAATACTAGTACGCCTGTCAAAATGTAATGTATCACTTGGACACTTGTGACGATGCCACGGTAAAAAAATACATCAGTAATGCATTTAGTCTCTTTATGGACAcaaattatttatacttttattttgaatgaaatattaAGGTTTAACTTAATACTGAAACAGTTAAAGAAAGTTTtgataaaaaagaatacaaagaGTGAACAAGTTTATGAAATCTAGTATTTATTCTGAGACACAACTATGTTTATAACTTCATTAGACCAACAAAGACAATAACAAATATCACATGTAGTGCTGTATATAACAATTTCCCATGAATCCCTATAAGgcagaaacaaaacataacaagagcaccgccttgcgggtgcagaccgctcatctattttctttttaaaggtgaagggactctcattttcaattaCAAAGGAGGGatgagtggagtgaagaggggtgtatagtgtggggttgtggacatttattacattatcttccaaaaaagcgaaaaaaaaaaaaaaaaaaaaaaatcgggggggggggggggggcgatgggggggggtttgggtgcgatggttggacggtatttcaaacataaccgttttaaaaaaaaaaatggggggggggggggtatagtgtgagggtgtggtggtaatttgtgagattatcttaaaaaaaaaaaaaaaaaaaaaatcaaaaaaaaaattggggggggtggggtggggggggggggtatagtgtgagggtgtggtggtcatttgtgagatgtttaaaaaaaaaaaaaaaaaattagggagggggaagggggggggaggggggggaggggtggggagggcacgggggatggtttgggtggagtctattgtggtatgtcaggtaagagtagtttcatcaaagtatcaatcaaatctaatcataaataaagaagttatggcaattttagcaaaatttaataatttgaccttgagagtcaaggtcattcaaaggtcaaagtaaaattcaagttgccaggtacagtaaccccatgatagcatgtaagtatttgaagtttgaaagcaatagccttgatacttaagaagtaaagtggatcgaaacacaaaatttaaccatatattaaaagttactaagtcaaaaaagggccataattccgtaacaatgacaaccagagttatgcaacttgtccttttactgtacccttatgatagtttgtgagtgttccaagtatgaaagcaatatctatgatactttaggggtaaagtggaccaaaacataaatcttaaccaaattttcaattttctaagtataaagggcccataattccgtccaaatgccagtcagagttacataactttgcctgcacagtccccttatgatagttcataaatcttgcaagtatgaaagcaatagctttgatactgtaggaataaagtggacctaaacacaaaacttaatcaaattttcaattttctaagtataaaaagggcacataattctgtcaaaatgccagtcagagttacattactttgcctgcacagtccccttatgatagttagtaagtgttgcaagtatgaaagcaatagctttgatgcttaaggaataaaatggacctaaacacaaaacttaaccaaaattgtcaattttctaagtataaaaagggcacataattctgtaaaaatgcatgccagagttatctaactttgcctgcccagtcccctcatgatagtaagtaagtgtaccaagtttgaatgcaatagcattgatacttactgagaaaagtggaactaaacgcaaaacttaaccaaaactttcaattttttaagtataaaaagggcacataattctgtcaaaatgcacgccagagttatctaactttgcctgcccagtcccctcatgatagtaagtaagtgtaccaagtttgaatgcaatagcattgatactttctgagaaaagtggacctaaacgcaaaacttaaccggacgccgacgccaacgccaacgccaacgccgacgccaaggtgatgacaatagctcataatatttttcaaaaaatagatgagctaaaaactacaGTCTGAGTTACCCTCTTGATCATTGCCAACACCCTGCATCTGTATGAGGAACTCTGTTTTAATTCTGCGAGCTGACTCGGACTCATTCTCACTTCGAGACCCGCACAGTGCGTCCACCTCGTCTATAAAGATGATGCTGGGTTTATTCTCTCTCGCCATATTGAACAGCGTCTTTACTAGCCTGAAGTCAGTGGTGTCATTTGCGTCAATATCCACACACCAAATGGTACACAATAAATCATCCAGCTAAAAACTTTTAATAGACGTTTTAAGAAAGCAAAAAAACTCTTTATAAACATGTGGATGGTATCTGTTTAGAGCTGCAACAATTCAGCAAGTGATCaatttatttcgttttcatgaactaaaatcattaaattaaagttTTCCATTCAATTGATTttactttatgtttgttttttgcaaTTATACCAAACAGTAACTTTATTAACAAACATTTGAACAAAGCtttaaaagtgaatatttttTCGAAATATTCACATCTCAAAACTGTCATGCTAagttaacacacacacaaaaaacactcaGCCAAAACAGCACATTAAAGTTCTCAGAAACCGAGTGCAGACAGAGAGAATTGTTAAGTTTAATGTGAAAAGACCGCCATACTTTTCTGACTCTCCGAGCCACTTGGATACAAGGTCAGCAGATGATACGGAGAAAAATGTTGAGTTGTTGGCTTCGGTTGCAACAGCCTTGGCCAAGAAGGACTTGCCAGTACCAGGGGGCTGAAGACATAGACACTTCATGCAACAAGAACTATTGACAATAAGTGATGCTAGTGAAGTTATAGCTATAAACACATAATTTATCTTTAATATAagttacaaaataattaacactgtcTGTTTTCTTTATGCACAATTAAAAACTGTTTTtcaatttgtttgaaaaacaaaaaagacttACCCCATACAACAAAATACCACGCCATGGTTTTCTGTTgcctgcaaaacaaaacaaatgatcCAGtcttcatgtgtgtaaagtatcgtctcagataagcctgtcaAGGCTGCACAGgcaaattagggacgacactttctgcttttatggaattttatggTAAAAGGATTACAGTTCTAAAGAAAAATTCTGACTAGGTGGAAAGTAATGtttgagattagcctgtgcaaaggcttatctggtaGAATAGTTTAAGAGTTGCAAAAAGCCCTGTTTTATCAGAAGGCGgctaaaataatgattaatacagTACAGTGTACATGAACATTTTGACCATGTACTTCAATgtgtgaaaaaaaaagtaacacttTATATGAATCATCACATCCATTTAGAACAAACACTGCAATTGCTCAGTTTAATTTACTTCATAATTTTAAGAATTACTATTAAGCATACTGGTAGACATGGAAAGTGCAAACTTAATCTTTTAATTTGATGGTAATTAAAAATTTACATACAAAGATACATGCATGAAGGAACTCAACCTTTGTTGCTTATCAACATGAAGTAATATGGGAACTAGATCCCTATTCCTTAACAATCAAAAACAATTTGGTCTTGACCCCTCATAGATTACCATGAAGAGATGAGGGAACTTAACTTCTGCGGCTTACCAGTGAAGAGATGAGGGAACTTGACCGGCAAGATGACAGCCTCTTTCAGGGCTTCTTTGGCTCCTTCGAGTCCTGCAACATCTTCCCACTTGATGTTCGGCTTCTCCATCACAATGGCTCCTGTACCGGGTCACAGATCAAAATTAACATACAACAGCACTTTCATACTAGGATTATTACCACTATTGCTCAGTACTGATTTAATTCGTATAATTCAACAACAAAGAATTTTCAACACATGCTCATCCTAGCATTTGCCCTTTCAACAGACATATTCTCTCCCATAAATGTGTCTGAATATTGACAACAAGCTACGCCTTCATTTGTTTCTCGAGTGAAGAAAAGTTCACATATATATTGTAATATGCTGTAATTAATACGCAGGTTTTGACAGTGTGAAACTGTTTCTGAGACTTTAAATTTATACAAAAAGCCAACAAGTCAGGCATCTTAAACATTagcttacatgtatttaaactaaCAAAAACTACTTAATTTAAGAACAAAAGAAAATGAAACGTTTCACAAATACTGTGATGATAAAAACCATTCCATTACTTACTGTCTGATATTTAGCCCACCATTTAAGTACATGTAACAGATTTTTTGGCTGCATCAATTTTTTGGGTAAATACTCAACATTTTACTCTATAGATTTGTTGTTGTCTTCAACTCATACTAAAATGAACTGATActcataaatattaataaacaactGTACCCCTACCTGACAGAGCCCCTTCAAACTTCTTCTTGTCTGGATCTTTTTCATCATCACTGTCACTGTCACTAGCCctaaacaaacaataattaaaagtGTGCATTTCTGGAGTGTCTTTAAAGCTTATGgttcttaaattaaatttcaagTCTGTGCAGCACAAAAAAGAAAAGTAATTAAGTATTGGGACACATCCCACAATAATTGAAAATTGCCAATGCTTTTAGTTCCTAAAATCTTTAGCAGAACCACAAAATGTCCTATTTGTAATCCAAGCAATAACTACTAACTACTGAACAGTCATTCAATCAGAATAAAATGTCAATGGTTATCTTCATTATCATAATTTATCCTAAGGTTAACATTTGTGtctggtatttaaaaaaaacatttggacATCGATTACGATAGATGGAGTTATCATTGAAAGTCATTTCACAAGCAAACAAACACAACTGCAGCAAATAATTATTTAGACAAATAGACAAAGTTCCGACAATATGCCCCTCTGTTTCTGGGAACATACAAATATGACATCAAACGTTCGCCTCagagatattttttttaatcaaatagcAGTTGTGCTAACAATAAAAAAGACTAGAAAGTGTTTCATTTAGCTTAAGTTTTTTGCCGTATCAAGCCTTTGTAGATTCAAAAtgatttaaacattaaatcaatAAAGACCACGCATCTTTTCAGGGTtcaacactaaggcacgtccgacagacattatctagtaagatcggtggtcgggttAGTAAAACTGCAGGCTaacttgtccgactggtcgtacataaatttaaaaaaaatctatactgattcaaaTAACCataaataactgctgtgaaaacctttacttttaatgtgtaaaatcactcttgtatccgttatttacattaaaacaaaattagtatatttaaataaacgggaagcattcacatgattcatcacTATTTTTAGACGAGAAGGAGAGCTttctgcagaaattgcttgtttcaattggtcaagttgtcatgaatacaatgtattaatgattttctgcagtgtcgtaaaactgtagagcatgattttacgacttctatcgaaaatcggtatcgtcaatgtaaacatttttgcgtagcagacaagataatgtaatttaaagaatggctttgttcaagttcggatttttgtccgacaaataagttaataaaaaagaatccgacgcttaactgacacaaaacgtaaatatgaagaaacatgaaaacgtcaattttatcctagatggaaaatcgagtcagttcccatggcttgaatttgacgaagaaaagcaaaaaaaagggttattttattgttttactatatgcataaaaaaatctggtgttcactgattatttactgataaatcctgattaaacagttacatgacacaattgtgttcatttgctacgtcatttatggtctagtaggcatcaggttcgggctagtacattttaagaggagctggtccgatggtcttgctgtaaaaaaagttaatgtcaaaCCCTGCTTTTAAAAAACAGACACCAAACAAATTTAGAATATGCAATTGACAATTATAACAACATACTTCTTTCCTGACGATGTACCACCTTCTTTGACAGGTTTTTTCTTCTCCCCCTTGCCAAGATATGTCTTAAGTTTTTCAGCTCTGTCAAGGTACTGAATACACTTTGCCCGAATACTCTCCTTGGCTTTATCACTCTGGGCCTCATCTAAAGTTGAGTTTGatatataccaatacatgtaATTACAGAAAATAAGCATGTAATACATGAGCAATCATAACACTGCTTGATAGGAAGAATCTTTAGTAACACTGATAGtatacaacaaatattcatgcATAAATGTCATTGTATACTTTTAAATGGTGCTTTCTTGTCTTTGGTGCATAATAGAAAATTCCGAA
Protein-coding sequences here:
- the LOC127845675 gene encoding vacuolar protein sorting-associated protein 4B-like isoform X2 is translated as MSGNTLQKAIELVTKATEEDKKKNYEEALKLYQHAVEYFLHAIKYEAQSDKAKESIRAKCIQYLDRAEKLKTYLGKGEKKKPVKEGGTSSGKKASDSDSDDEKDPDKKKFEGALSGAIVMEKPNIKWEDVAGLEGAKEALKEAVILPVKFPHLFTGNRKPWRGILLYGPPGTGKSFLAKAVATEANNSTFFSVSSADLVSKWLGESEKLVKTLFNMARENKPSIIFIDEVDALCGSRSENESESARRIKTEFLIQMQGVGNDQEGVLVLGATNIPWALDAAIRRRFEKRIYIPLPEAAARSTMFKLHLGATPNSLSDEDFRELGRRAEGYSGADVSIVVRDALMQPVRKVQTATHFRKVRGPSRSDPNFIVDDLLTPCSPGAPGAIEMNWTQVDGDKLLEPVVSMADMLMSLATQKATVNEKDLKKLEEFTSDFGQEG
- the LOC127845675 gene encoding vacuolar protein sorting-associated protein 4B-like isoform X1, with translation MSYIPGKGAYYGGAAICKAIELVTKATEEDKKKNYEEALKLYQHAVEYFLHAIKYEAQSDKAKESIRAKCIQYLDRAEKLKTYLGKGEKKKPVKEGGTSSGKKASDSDSDDEKDPDKKKFEGALSGAIVMEKPNIKWEDVAGLEGAKEALKEAVILPVKFPHLFTGNRKPWRGILLYGPPGTGKSFLAKAVATEANNSTFFSVSSADLVSKWLGESEKLVKTLFNMARENKPSIIFIDEVDALCGSRSENESESARRIKTEFLIQMQGVGNDQEGVLVLGATNIPWALDAAIRRRFEKRIYIPLPEAAARSTMFKLHLGATPNSLSDEDFRELGRRAEGYSGADVSIVVRDALMQPVRKVQTATHFRKVRGPSRSDPNFIVDDLLTPCSPGAPGAIEMNWTQVDGDKLLEPVVSMADMLMSLATQKATVNEKDLKKLEEFTSDFGQEG